A window of the Pseudomonas sp. B21_DOA genome harbors these coding sequences:
- a CDS encoding DUF2058 domain-containing protein, with translation MSLSLRDQLLKAGLVNQKQAKQVSKDKQKQQRLAHKGQAELDDSQQRAAQEAMAEKVKRDQELNRQQQEKAEAKARAAQVKQLIEVSRLPKLTTEDYYNFVDDKKVKRISVNTLMRNKLSSGSLAIVHHNGGYEVIPREAALKIQERDPQRIVQLNVQTEEVNAEDDPYAAYQIPDDLMW, from the coding sequence ATGAGCCTTTCCCTTCGCGACCAGTTGCTCAAAGCAGGCCTGGTCAACCAAAAGCAGGCCAAACAGGTCAGCAAAGACAAGCAGAAGCAACAGCGCCTGGCCCACAAAGGCCAGGCCGAGCTGGACGATTCGCAGCAGCGCGCTGCCCAGGAAGCCATGGCCGAGAAGGTCAAGCGCGACCAGGAGCTGAATCGTCAGCAGCAGGAGAAGGCCGAGGCCAAGGCCCGCGCCGCGCAGGTCAAGCAGTTGATTGAAGTCTCGCGTCTGCCCAAGCTGACCACCGAGGACTACTACAACTTTGTCGACGACAAGAAGGTCAAGCGCATCTCGGTCAACACGCTGATGCGCAACAAGCTCAGCAGCGGTTCGCTGGCGATCGTGCACCACAACGGCGGCTATGAAGTGATTCCCCGTGAAGCGGCGCTGAAGATCCAGGAGCGCGACCCGCAGCGCATCGTCCAGCTCAACGTGCAGACCGAAGAGGTCAACGCTGAGGACGATCCGTACGCGGCGTACCAGATCCCTGACGATCTGATGTGGTAA
- the fabB gene encoding beta-ketoacyl-ACP synthase I: MRRVVITGLGIVSCLGNDKETVSANLRASRPGIRFNPEYAEMGLRSQVSGSIDLNLEELIDRKIYRFVGHAAAYAYLAMKDAITDSGLTEEQVSNPRTGLIAGSGGASTLNQMEALDILREKGVKRVGPYRVTRTMSSTVSACLATPFKIKGLNYSIASACATSAHCIGTAMEQIQMGKQDIVFAGGGEEEHWSQSFLFDAMGALSSKRNDTPEQASRAYDKDRDGFVIAGGGGMVVVEELEHALARGAKIYAEIVGYGATSDGYDMVAPSGEGAIRCMQQALSTVDTPIDYLNTHGTSTPVGDVAEMKGVREVFGDKAPAISSTKSLSGHSLGAAGVHEAIYCMLMMEGNFIAGSANIDELDPEVADLPVLTKTRENATINTVMSNSFGFGGTNATLVLKRWEGK, from the coding sequence ATGCGCCGCGTCGTTATCACTGGTCTGGGCATCGTTTCGTGCCTGGGCAATGACAAAGAGACCGTCTCCGCTAACCTGCGTGCAAGCCGCCCTGGCATCCGGTTCAACCCGGAATATGCTGAAATGGGTCTGCGTAGCCAGGTTTCCGGCTCCATCGACCTCAACCTTGAAGAGCTGATCGATCGCAAGATCTATCGCTTCGTCGGCCATGCAGCGGCTTACGCCTACCTGGCCATGAAAGACGCGATCACTGACTCCGGTCTGACCGAAGAGCAGGTGTCCAACCCGCGCACCGGTCTGATCGCCGGCTCCGGCGGTGCTTCCACGCTGAACCAGATGGAAGCGCTGGACATCCTCCGCGAGAAAGGCGTGAAGCGCGTTGGCCCGTACCGTGTAACGCGGACCATGAGCAGCACCGTTTCCGCTTGCCTGGCCACACCGTTCAAGATCAAGGGCCTGAACTATTCCATCGCATCTGCCTGCGCCACCAGTGCTCACTGCATCGGTACCGCCATGGAGCAGATCCAGATGGGCAAGCAGGACATCGTCTTCGCCGGTGGTGGTGAAGAAGAGCACTGGAGCCAGTCGTTCCTGTTTGACGCGATGGGCGCCCTGTCCAGCAAGCGCAACGACACCCCGGAACAAGCTTCCCGCGCCTACGACAAGGACCGCGACGGTTTCGTCATCGCTGGCGGCGGCGGCATGGTTGTCGTCGAAGAACTGGAACACGCTCTGGCCCGTGGCGCGAAGATCTACGCCGAGATCGTTGGCTACGGCGCAACGTCCGACGGCTACGACATGGTTGCCCCGAGCGGCGAAGGCGCGATCCGCTGCATGCAGCAGGCGCTGTCCACCGTCGATACCCCGATCGATTACCTGAATACCCACGGCACTTCGACTCCGGTCGGCGACGTCGCGGAGATGAAAGGTGTGCGTGAAGTGTTCGGCGACAAGGCTCCGGCAATCAGCTCGACCAAGAGCTTGTCCGGTCACTCCCTGGGCGCTGCCGGCGTGCACGAAGCGATCTACTGCATGCTGATGATGGAAGGCAACTTCATCGCCGGCTCCGCCAACATCGACGAGCTCGACCCGGAAGTGGCCGATCTGCCGGTGCTGACCAAGACCCGCGAAAACGCCACCATCAACACCGTGATGAGCAACAGCTTCGGCTTCGGCGGCACCAACGCCACGCTGGTGCTGAAGCGCTGGGAAGGCAAATAA